The genomic region TCTCCTCCCCCCAAAGGCTTAACGGGAGGCGGGATGTGAAGCGGGAAGCGGTGTTGCGAGAGCTGCGGGAAGTTTTCGGGCCCCGCGGGGTGCTGTGGGAAGCGCATCACCTCCTCCTCTACGAATACGACGCCTCCATCGATAAGGGCCGCCCCGATTTCGTGGTCTTCCCCACCTCCACGGAGCAGGTGGTCGCCGCCGTGCGCATCGCCAACCGCTACGGGCTCCCCATCGTGGTGCGCGGCGCGGGGACCGGGTTGAGCGGCGGGGCGGTGGCCGACCAGGGCGGCCTGATGATCGTGACCACCCGCATGCGGCGCATCCTGGAGATCGATCCCGTGAACCTGCGGGCCGTGGTCCAGCCCGGAGTGGTCAACCTGGCCGTCTCTCAGGCCGCCGCCGCTTACGGCCTCTACTACGCCCCGGATCCCTCCAGCCAGAAGGCCTGCACCATCGGCGGCAACATCGCCGAGAACTCCGGAGGGCCCCACTGCCTGGCCTACGGGGTGACGACCCACCACGTCCTCGGGCTAGAGGTGGTGCTCCCGGACGGGGAGGTCATCGAGGTGGGTGGCGCCGCCCTTGACTGGCCGGGCTACGATCTGATCGGGTTGATCGTCGGCTCTGAGGGAACCCTGGGGATCGTGACGAAGGCGATCCTGCGCCTGCTCCCTCAGCCGGAGGCCGTAGTCACCCTGCTGGCCGTCTTCGACACCGTGGACCAGGCCAGCGAGGCGGTCTCGGCCATCATCGCCGACGGCACCATCCCCGGGGCCATCGAGATGATGGACCGCACGGCCATCCAGGCCGTGGAGAGCGCCAAGCGCTGCGGCTACCCTACGGACGCCGGAGCGGTCCTCCTCATCGATGTGGAGGGGTTAACCGAGGGGTTGGAGGATCTGGCGCATCACATCGCCCGCATCTGCGAGCACTATGACGCCCGGGAGGTGCGGGTGGCCACCGACCCTGTCGAGCGGGAGCGCCTGTGGTCCGGCCGCAAGGGAGCCTTCGGGGCCATGGGACGGCTGGCGCCGAGCTACTACGTGCAGGACGGCGTGGTGCCGCGGGATCAGCTGCCCCGCGTGCTGCGCCGTATTCAGGAGATCGGGCAGCGTTACGGCCTGGTGATCGCCAACGTCTTCCACGCCGGCGACGGCAACCTCCATCCCCTCATCCTGTTCGACGAACGGGATCCCGAGCAAACCCGCCGCGTCCTGGAGGCCGGAGCGGAGATCCTGCGGGCGTGCGTGGAGGCCGGAGGCTCCCTCACCGGCGAGCACGGCATCGGCCTGGAGAAGCGGGATCTGATGCCGCTCCTCTTCTCCCCTGCGGATCTGGAGGCCATGGCCCGCATCAAAGCCGCCTTCAACCCCGATAATCGCCTCAACCCGTGCAAGATGTTCCCTTCCACCAAGATGTGCCTGGAAACGTGGAGCCGCCGCCGGGCGCGGATGGCGGAGCCCATCCGCTACCGCGCCGGACCGCCGGAGATGCCCCCGGAGGAGGAGCTGTGGATCTGACGGAGCGCTACCGGCTGGACGGCCGATCCCCCCGATCCGTGATCCATCCCCGCACCGTGGAGGAGGTGGCGGAGGCGCTGCGCGAGGCGGCTCGCTCCGGATGGGCGGTCGTGCCCTGGGGGAGCGGGGCCCACCAGGGATACGGCGAGGCGCCCTCCCGCTATGATTTGGCCCTGGACCTGACCGGCCTCTCCGGGATCGTGCGCCATCGCCCGGCCAACCTCACCGTCCGCGTGGAGGCCGGGATCCGCCTGGCAGACCTGAACGCCCAGCTGGCCGCGCACGGCCAGTGGCTTCCCCTGGATCCCCCGCCGGGGGATTCGGTGACCATCGGAGGGATCCTGGCCACCGGCCTAAGCGGCCCTCTGCGAGCCCGCTACGGACCCCCTCGGGATCTCCTGATTGGCATCCGGGTGGTCCTGGCGGATGGGACCGTCGTCCAGGGCGGTGGAGAGGTGGTGAAGAACGTGGCCGGCTATGACCTGCCGCGGCTCTTCTGCGGCTCCTTGGGCACTCTGGGGGTGATCGTGGAAGCCGCCTTTAAGCTGTGGCCCCGGCCCCAAACCGAAGCCACCGCCCTCTTCGGGTTCGCCCGCGCCGAGGACGCTATGCCCCTCACCCTGGGCCTGCTCCGCCATCCCGGTTTCCCGCTGGCCGTTGAGGTCCTGAACGCCGCGGCCTGGGCGGAGCTCCGCCGGCAGGTCCCGCTTCCCGAGACCCCTGAAGCGCGCATCTGGGTCCTGGTGCGGGCAGGAGGCTGGCCGGCCTCCGTGGAGCGCGTGTTGCGGGACGCTGAAAACCTGGCCGCCGCCGCCCATGCCCGGGAGCGCCTCTCTGGGGACGCGGCGGCTGTCCTCTGGCAACACGTGCCCCGCCTCACTGCCCTGCCCTACCCGCCCCCTCTCGACGGCCTGTGGGTGCGGCTGGGCGTCCTGCCCGCCCAGGTAGCGGAGGCCCTCCGGACGCTGGAAGCGCTTCCAGATGTTCGGGTGATCGGGCAGGCCCAGGGGACCGCGGGGGTGATCTACGCGCGGGCCCATGGGCCGCTGGAGGCGCTTTTGCGATGGGGCGAAGCCCTTCGATCTTTTGCCCTAGCCCGAGGCGGGCACTTCACCCTCCTCAACGGCCCGGAGGCTGCCCGGCGCGCCCTGGGCCTGTGGGCGCCCCAACGGCCCGAGATCGCCGCGATGCAACGGATCAAAGCCCAGCTGGATCCGCACGGACGATTGAGCCCGGGGCGCATGGGATGGTAGCGCGGAAGCCATGTCCGTTCTGTCAGATCGCCCGCGGCGAAGCGGCCGCCTGGATCGTGCTGGAGGATCCCCACTCCGTTGCGTTCCTGGATCACCGGCCGCTGTTCCCGGGACATTGCCTGTTGATCCCCCGGGAGCATTACGAGACCCTTATGGATGTGCCGCCGGAGCAGATCGGACCGCTTTTCCGGAACGCCCAACGGCTGGCGCAGGCGATGGAGAAAGGATTGGGCGCGGAGGGCTCCTTCGTGGCCATCAACAACCGGGTGAGCCAGAGCGTGCCGCACCTGCACATCCACGTGGTGCCCCGGCGCAAGGGGGACGGCCTGCGGGGCTTCTTCTGGCCGCGACAGCGCTACGCCAGCGAGACCGAAATGGCGGAGATCGCCGCCCGCCTGCGGGAAGCGCTGGAAAGCCGGGATGGGGAGCGATAAGGGGGTCCCTTCATCCTGATCAAGATCAAGGTTTTCGAACGCGTAAACCTCGCGCTGTAGCTATAGAGATGCAACCCTGGAGATCTTCAAGCCTTACAGTCCGAAGAACGCGATCCAGTAAGCGAACGAAATTCACTGTATTAGGAGATGGAGGTCGTAAAACAAGAACTCCATGGTGAGATCCGGGAGGATATTTTCTGATATCGCCAAAACCCTTATCACCGGTTATTAAAAAACATTACTGGCTCTGAATCGCGCTCCAGAGGTCTGGATCCTTCCAACCTCCCATGCCCTGTTTATACACAGTTGATGCATCATATCCGTAAGATTCAAGAACTTTTAAGACTGCGTATGGCAAATCTTCGTCGACTTTGATGTGCATTTCACTTCTGTCCAGAAAGCTCGATGATCATCTCATGTTGCAGAAGCTCAGCTACGTAAGCCAGGGCAGCTCGGATATCCTCGCGAGTTAACTGTGGATACTGTTCAAGCAACTCTTCTTCGCTCATGCCATCCGCCAAGCTGCTTACAATAACATAAACGGGAATGCGAGTCCCGCGGATGCAGGGCTCGCCATGGTGCAGCTCAGGATCCACCACAATCCGTCCACGCCATTCTAGGTGCATGAAAAAGCTCCCGGTCAGCAGATCTCTGAACATGATAACGCTGGTAGCCGCGATTCGGCAAGCGGTGCTTGTGCGTTGAACGGCGGCCCTTGATCTCCAGCGGGAGGGACCCATATGGCGGCGCAGGAGACGGTTCGAGAGGGGATGGAGGTGCGGGGGTTCACGGCGGATCACCCGCCGGATTACGGGGAGATCCTCCGCTGCACCCACTGCGGGCTCTGCCTGAACCAGTGCCCCACCTTCCGGGTGCTGGGGTGGGAGCCGGATTCGCCCCGGGGGCGCATCTACCTGATGCGGGCGGTGGCGGAGGGCCGTCTGGAGATCAACCCGGACTTCCGGGAGCATATGGAGGTCTGCCTGGCCTGCCGCGCGTGCCAGACCGCCTGCCCCGCCACTCTGTCCTTCGGACGCCTGGTCGAAGCCGCCCGCTGGCAGGTCCTCCAGACGCTCCCGCTCTCACCCCCAGAGCGCCTGATCCGCGCCGTCGTCTTCGGGGGGATCCTTGCCCATCCAAGCCTCCTGGCCCTGCTCTCCCGCGGGCTGTGGCTTTACCAGGCCAGCGGGGTTCGCGCTCTGATCCGGCGGAACGGGCTGATCACCCGCCTGCCCGCCGCGCTGCGGAACATGGAGGAGATGCTCCCGGATCGCCTCCCCTCCCGCTTCCTCCCCACGGGAAGGCTCTATCCGGCGGCGGGGGAGCGGCGCGGACGAGTCGCCCTGCTGGCCGGATGTGTCATGCGCACCTTGCTGGCCCCCATCCAGGAGGCTACGGTCCGGGTCCTCACCCGTCAGGGATTCGAGGTGGTGATCCCGCGAGACCAGGTGTGCTGTGGGGCGCTGCACGTGCACGCCGGAGAGCGACGGCGGGCCCAGATGCTGGCCCGACGGAACCTGGCCGCCTTCACGCGCGAGGAGGTCGACGCCATCCTGGTCAACGCCGCGGGTTGCGGCGTGGCGATGAAGGAATATGGGGATCTCCTGAAGGATGATCCCCACTGGGCGGAGGCGGCGCGGGCCTTCAGCGCGAAGGTTCGAGATGTGACGGAGTTCCTGGACGCCGTCGGACTGCGGCCGCCGCTGCGCCGCATCGCCGGGCGGGCCGTTTACCAGGACCCCTGTCATCTGGCCCACGGCCAGGGGATCCGCGCCCAGCCCCGGCGTTTGCTGCGGGCGGTTGGATTGACCGTGCTGGAGCTCCCCGACGGGGATCTGTGCTGCGGCAGCGCGGGGATTTACAACATCACCCATCCGGAGATCGCCGATGCGCTGCTCGAGGAGAAAGTGACGCAAATCCGCCGGCTGAACCCCGAGCGCGTGGTGACCGCCAACGCGGGCTGCCTGCTTCAGCTGGCTATGGGCCTGCGTCGCAACGGTCTCTCCATCCCGGTCCAGCACGTGATCGAGGTCCTGGACGAGGCCACGGCCGGTTGAGACCGGGCCGACGTCCGGCTCATCCGGTGTCGACGCGCGCCGCATCCTGCAGCAGGCGATACGTCTCCCAGGTCGCCCGGGCCATCCACCACGCCAGGCGCAGCCCGTGCAGGCCGTCGATGTAGCCCCGCAGCCGGACGAACCGCCGCCAGAACTCCCGGACCATCATCGTCCACGGGGTGTAAGGTTTGGGGCGGACGCCGGCCTGGCGCAGGGCCTGAGCCTCCAGCCAGGCGTAGGCTCGTTGCTTCGCCCGGAACTCCGCCGGAGAGTCGTAGTTGTGATGGATCAGGGGATTGCGGAGGTAGCCCGCCTCTCCTTGAAGGATCACGATCTCATGGACCGGGCGCTCATAGCGCGCGTAGCCCCGCCGGAGGACCCGGAGCTGATAATCCGGCCACCAGCCTCCTCCCCGCGTCAGCCGCCCGAAAAGATAATTCCGCCGGGGAACCCACCACCCCACATAACGAGGATCCCGGATGGCCTCTCGCACCTCCTCGCCGAGTTCCGGTGTGGCCCGCTCATCGGCATCCACGAAGAAGATCCAGTCCGCCTCCACCTGTTCCAGGGCGGCGTTGCGCTGGGCGGCGTAGTTCTCAAACGGATGCTGGAGCACCTCCGCCCCGCAGGCCCGCGCGCGCGCCACCGTGTCGTCCTCGCTGAACGAGTCGAAGACGACGATGCGATCCGCCCAGCGCACGCTCTCGATACACGCCTCGATGAAGGCCGATTCGTTCCGGGTGAGGATGACGACCGCCAGCATCCCCGCCTCACGGGAGCGAGGGGCTTCGCAAGGCCTCACGAGCCATGCGCTGCACCGCCTCGTAAGCGGCGCGCAGCGCCGGCGCCTGAGGATCCGGCGATCGGGCGAGGGCCTGGGCCCGCCGCCCGGCCCCCCAGGCCAGCAGGTTGCAGGCCAATCGGAACTTCCACGCGGGATAGTGCCGACGATACAGCCGCAGCCGGCTGGCCCAGAGGGCCCGGACCATCTCCGGGCGCACCTGACGGGCGCTCGCGCCGCCTGCGTGCACGACGACGGCCGCGGGCACGCAGTAACGCGCCCATCCCGCCCGGGCCATCCGCCAGCACCAGTCCACCTCCTCCGCATAGATCCAGTATCCCTCATCGAGCAACCCCACGGAGCGGATGGCCTCCCCGCGCACCAGCATGGCCGCCCCCAGAGGATGACCGATGGGGAAAGGCTCCCCCCGCGCATACCAGGAGCGGGGATACCGGCCGTTCAGCCGGCTCTCCAGCAGCCGCGGGTGAAGGGGGAAGAGATCAAGGAACAGCTGGGCCAGCCCGGGGAACTCAAAGGCGCTGTGCTGGAAGCCGCCATCCGGATGGATCAGCCGGGGCCCGCAGGCCCCGGCCCGGGGCGTCTGTTCCATAAAACGCACCAGCACCGCAGGAGCCTGCCCCTGTACTTCGGTGTCAGGGTTCAGCAACCAGACATAACGCGGAGCTCCCGGATCCTCTGGGAAACCCATGGCGCGCAGCGCCTGATTGTTGGCGGCCGCGAACCCCCGGTTGACGTCGTTGGCGATGAGCTCCACGGAGGGGAAGGCGCGACGGATGGCCTCCACGGTCCCGTCGGTCGAGGCGTTATCCACCACCCAGATCCGAGCGGGGAGGCCGGAGCGATCCAGGGCGGCCTCCAGGGCGTGCAAAGCCCGCAAGGCCCACTCCCGGACGTTCCAGGTCACCATCACAACGGCCAGCAGGGTCACGGCTGGATGCGCACTCGGATCCGGGATTCGAGGAGCGGAAGCCACGGCCAACCGGGGGGCCATATCCGGATCTCCGGCGGCCGGGCGAGGGGAAGGGTCTGCAACCGTTGGAGCGCGCCGCCCGGAGAGCGCCCCCGCAGCGCGTGGCGGATCTGCGGGATCGACAGGCGCGGGACCGCGCGGCCCTGGGCCTCAAAGGTGAGGAGAATGCGCGGGGTTCCCTCGGGGCCCGTTTCCACCTTCGCCTGCAGCTGGTCGCATCCGGAGAACGTGAACCCCTCCGCCGCCAGCTCGGAGTCCGGAGGAACACGGCGGCTGAGGGCGATCAGCGCCATCGCCCCCACGTCGCTCTGGACCACCTTGTAGCCGGTCACCTGAGCCCGGATCTCCCCTTGCAGGCTGTCCGCTTGCTCTCCGATCAGGCGATCGTAGCTCTCCAACAGCACCCGCACCTGAAGCGTAGAGGGGAGAACGCAATCTTGCGGATCCAGGCCGGCCCGCATCTGCGCGTAGCCCTGTTGCCGAAGCTGGTCCAGAAGGGTCTCGCGCACGCGTTTCTGGTCCTCCGCGGTGACCACGGGCACCGTCTCTATTTTCCCCCCTGAGAGCGGCTCCGGATTGCTCACCCGCAGGGCGAAGGCCAGCGGCCCTTCTACCAGATTGATCTGGTTCGGCCCCACGTTGCCCACCGGCCCCGGCTCCAGGGCCCGCACCCGAGCTTCCGCGGTCGC from Thermoflexus hugenholtzii JAD2 harbors:
- a CDS encoding FAD-binding oxidoreductase, producing the protein MKREAVLRELREVFGPRGVLWEAHHLLLYEYDASIDKGRPDFVVFPTSTEQVVAAVRIANRYGLPIVVRGAGTGLSGGAVADQGGLMIVTTRMRRILEIDPVNLRAVVQPGVVNLAVSQAAAAYGLYYAPDPSSQKACTIGGNIAENSGGPHCLAYGVTTHHVLGLEVVLPDGEVIEVGGAALDWPGYDLIGLIVGSEGTLGIVTKAILRLLPQPEAVVTLLAVFDTVDQASEAVSAIIADGTIPGAIEMMDRTAIQAVESAKRCGYPTDAGAVLLIDVEGLTEGLEDLAHHIARICEHYDAREVRVATDPVERERLWSGRKGAFGAMGRLAPSYYVQDGVVPRDQLPRVLRRIQEIGQRYGLVIANVFHAGDGNLHPLILFDERDPEQTRRVLEAGAEILRACVEAGGSLTGEHGIGLEKRDLMPLLFSPADLEAMARIKAAFNPDNRLNPCKMFPSTKMCLETWSRRRARMAEPIRYRAGPPEMPPEEELWI
- a CDS encoding FAD-binding oxidoreductase, which codes for MDLTERYRLDGRSPRSVIHPRTVEEVAEALREAARSGWAVVPWGSGAHQGYGEAPSRYDLALDLTGLSGIVRHRPANLTVRVEAGIRLADLNAQLAAHGQWLPLDPPPGDSVTIGGILATGLSGPLRARYGPPRDLLIGIRVVLADGTVVQGGGEVVKNVAGYDLPRLFCGSLGTLGVIVEAAFKLWPRPQTEATALFGFARAEDAMPLTLGLLRHPGFPLAVEVLNAAAWAELRRQVPLPETPEARIWVLVRAGGWPASVERVLRDAENLAAAAHARERLSGDAAAVLWQHVPRLTALPYPPPLDGLWVRLGVLPAQVAEALRTLEALPDVRVIGQAQGTAGVIYARAHGPLEALLRWGEALRSFALARGGHFTLLNGPEAARRALGLWAPQRPEIAAMQRIKAQLDPHGRLSPGRMGW
- a CDS encoding HIT family protein, translated to MVARKPCPFCQIARGEAAAWIVLEDPHSVAFLDHRPLFPGHCLLIPREHYETLMDVPPEQIGPLFRNAQRLAQAMEKGLGAEGSFVAINNRVSQSVPHLHIHVVPRRKGDGLRGFFWPRQRYASETEMAEIAARLREALESRDGER
- a CDS encoding DUF433 domain-containing protein — encoded protein: MHLEWRGRIVVDPELHHGEPCIRGTRIPVYVIVSSLADGMSEEELLEQYPQLTREDIRAALAYVAELLQHEMIIELSGQK
- a CDS encoding (Fe-S)-binding protein, translated to MAAQETVREGMEVRGFTADHPPDYGEILRCTHCGLCLNQCPTFRVLGWEPDSPRGRIYLMRAVAEGRLEINPDFREHMEVCLACRACQTACPATLSFGRLVEAARWQVLQTLPLSPPERLIRAVVFGGILAHPSLLALLSRGLWLYQASGVRALIRRNGLITRLPAALRNMEEMLPDRLPSRFLPTGRLYPAAGERRGRVALLAGCVMRTLLAPIQEATVRVLTRQGFEVVIPRDQVCCGALHVHAGERRRAQMLARRNLAAFTREEVDAILVNAAGCGVAMKEYGDLLKDDPHWAEAARAFSAKVRDVTEFLDAVGLRPPLRRIAGRAVYQDPCHLAHGQGIRAQPRRLLRAVGLTVLELPDGDLCCGSAGIYNITHPEIADALLEEKVTQIRRLNPERVVTANAGCLLQLAMGLRRNGLSIPVQHVIEVLDEATAG
- a CDS encoding glycosyltransferase family 2 protein is translated as MLAVVILTRNESAFIEACIESVRWADRIVVFDSFSEDDTVARARACGAEVLQHPFENYAAQRNAALEQVEADWIFFVDADERATPELGEEVREAIRDPRYVGWWVPRRNYLFGRLTRGGGWWPDYQLRVLRRGYARYERPVHEIVILQGEAGYLRNPLIHHNYDSPAEFRAKQRAYAWLEAQALRQAGVRPKPYTPWTMMVREFWRRFVRLRGYIDGLHGLRLAWWMARATWETYRLLQDAARVDTG
- a CDS encoding glycosyltransferase family 2 protein, with product MAPRLAVASAPRIPDPSAHPAVTLLAVVMVTWNVREWALRALHALEAALDRSGLPARIWVVDNASTDGTVEAIRRAFPSVELIANDVNRGFAAANNQALRAMGFPEDPGAPRYVWLLNPDTEVQGQAPAVLVRFMEQTPRAGACGPRLIHPDGGFQHSAFEFPGLAQLFLDLFPLHPRLLESRLNGRYPRSWYARGEPFPIGHPLGAAMLVRGEAIRSVGLLDEGYWIYAEEVDWCWRMARAGWARYCVPAAVVVHAGGASARQVRPEMVRALWASRLRLYRRHYPAWKFRLACNLLAWGAGRRAQALARSPDPQAPALRAAYEAVQRMAREALRSPSLP